The following coding sequences lie in one Meles meles chromosome X, mMelMel3.1 paternal haplotype, whole genome shotgun sequence genomic window:
- the CCDC120 gene encoding LOW QUALITY PROTEIN: coiled-coil domain-containing protein 120 (The sequence of the model RefSeq protein was modified relative to this genomic sequence to represent the inferred CDS: inserted 1 base in 1 codon), with the protein MGRGPRYQGPXGPDADTDSERALPSHQSRPLDSTRMEVKGQLISSPTFNASAALFGEAAPQVKSERLRGLLDRQRALQEALSLKLQELRKVCLQEAELTGQLPPECPLEPGERPQLVRRRPPAARAYPPSHPNPAHHSLCPAEELALEALEREVSVQQQIAAAARRLALAPELSIEQRRRRRQVQADALRRLHELEEQLGDLRARLGLPGLPPPQPLALAPGALITTQGVCLGTRLAQLSQEDGVLHSESSSLSESGASHDNEEPRGCFPLAERPSPPKAWDQLRAVSGGSPERRTPWKPPPSDLYGDLKSRRNSVASPTSPTRSLPRSASSFEGRSVPATPVLTRGAGPQLCKPEGLHSRQWSGSQDSQMGFPRADPASDRASLFAARTRRSNSSEALLVDRAAGGGAGSPPAPLAPPAAGPPVCKSSEVLYERPQPTPAFSSRTAGPPDPPRAARPSSAAPASRGAPRLPPVCGDFLLDYSLDRGLPRSAGGGAGWGELLPAAEVQGPLSRRDGLLTVLPGPPPMYTADGSSPLLRSKDPHSRATRTKPCGLSLEAAEGPEVHPSSLLWMPPPTRVPPAGERSGHKNLALEGLRDWYIRNSGLAAGPPRRPVLPHVGPQHPPFLHARCYEVGQALYGAPSQAPLPHSRSFTAPPVSGRYYADFLYPSELSSRLSDLTLEGEQSSSSDPQTPGTLV; encoded by the exons ATGGGAAGGGGACCAAGGTACCAGGGCC GGGGGCCAGACGCGGATACGGATTCTGAGAGG GCCTTGCCCAGCCATCAGTCACGGCCTCTCGACAGCACCAGGATGGAAGTCAAAGGTCAGCTGATCAGCTCACCCACCTTCAATGCCTCAG CTGCCCTGTTCGGAGAGGCTGCCCCCCAGGTGAAGTCAGAGCGTTTGCGGGGGCTGCTTGACCGGCAGCGGGCCCTGCAGGAGGCCCTGAGCCTGAAACTTCAGGAGCTCCGCAAAGTGTGTCTGCAGGAGGCG gagCTGACTGGCCAGCTGCCCCCCGAGTGCCCGTTGGAACCTGGGGAACGGCCCCAGCTGGTCCGCCGGCGGCCCCCTGCAGCCCGCGCCTACCCTCCATCGCACCCCAACCCAGCACACCACTCCTTGTGCCCTGCTGAG GAGCTGGCTCTCGAGGCCCTGGAGCGGGAGGTGTCTGTGCAGCAGCAGATTGCAGCCGCAGCCCGCCGCCTGGCCTTGGCCCCCGAGCTGAGCATTGAGCAGCGCCGGCGCCGGCGCCAGGTGCAGGCAGATGCGCTGCGGAGGCTGCACGAGCTGGAAGAACAGCTGGGGGACCTCCGGGCCCGCCTCGGCCTCCCGGGGCTCCCCCCTCCGcagcccctggccctggccccggGGGCGCTCATCACCACCCAGGGAGTATGCCTGGGCACGCGCCTCGCCCAACTCAGCCAAG aggatggagtcctgcactcGGAGAGCAGCTCCCTCTCGGAGTCTGGGGCCAGCCATGATAATG AGGAGCCCCGTGGCTGCTTCCCTCTGGCTGAGCGCCCCTCACCACCCAAGGCCTGGGACCAGCTGCGGGCCGTATCTGGGGGCAGCCCTGAGCGGCGAACCCCATGGAAACCACCCCCGTCAGATCTTTACGGGGATCTGAAGAGCCGGCGGAACTCTGTGGCCAGCCCCACCAG ccccacacgctcgctgCCCAGGAGTGCCTCCAGTTTTGAGGGGCGAAGCGTGCCTGCTACCCCTGTCCTCACCCGGGGCGCTGGCCCCCAGCTCTGCAA ACCAGAAGGCCTCCATTCTCGCCAGTGGTCCGGCAGCCAGGACTCCCAGATGGGCTTCCCCCGGGCAGACCCTGCTTCCGACCGTGCCTCCCTCTTCGCAGCCCGCACCCGTCGCAGCAACAGCTCTGAAGCCCTGCTTGTGGACCGGGCAGCCGGTGGGGGAGCTGGCTCCCCGCCTGCACCCTTGGCTCCCCCTGCCGCTGGCCCCCCGGTCTGCAAGAGCAGCGAGGTGCTGTATGAGCGCCCACAACCAACCCCTGCCTTCTCCTCCCGCACAGCTGGCCCCCCAGACCCTCCCCGGGCTGCCCGGCCCAGCTCAGCTGCCCCTGCCTCCCGTGGGGCTCCCCGGCTCCCACCTGTGTGTGGGGACTTCCTCTTGGACTATTCCCTGGACCGGGGCCTGCCCCGCAGCGCTGGTGGTGGGGCGGGCTGGGGGGAGCTGCTGCCTGCAGCTGAGGTCCAAGGACCTCTCTCCCGCCGGGATGGGCTCCTCACCGTGCTCCCGGGCCCACCACCCATGTACACAGCTGATGGCAGCAGCCCCCTCCTCCGCAGCAAGGACCCGCACTCCCGTGCCACCCGCACCAAGCCCTGTGGCCTATCCCTGGAGGCCGCCGAGGGGCCTGAGGTGCATCCAAGCTCTCTGCTGTGGATGCCCCCGCCCACCCGTGTCCCCCCGGCCGGTGAGCGCAGCGGTCATAAGAACCTCGCCCTGGAGGGGCTGCGGGACTGGTACATCCGCAACTCGGGACTGGCCGCCGGGCCCCCGCGCCGGCCTGTGCTGCCCCACGTGGGCCCGCAGCACCCGCCCTTCCTCCATGCCCGCTGCTATGAGGTGGGCCAGGCGCTGTATGGGGCCCCCAGCCAGGCGCCGCTCCCGCACTCAAGGAGTTTCACGGCACCCCCTGTCTCCGGCAG ATACTACGCGGACTTCCTGTACCCCTCGGAGCTGAGCTCTCGTTTAAGTGACCTGACGCTAGAGGGGGAGCAGTCCTCCAGTTCTGACCCCCAGACCCCGGGGACACTGGTCTGA
- the PRAF2 gene encoding PRA1 family protein 2 — protein sequence MSEVRLPPLRALDDFVLGSARLAAPDPCDPQRWCHRVINNLLYYQTNYLLCFGFGLALAGYVRPLHTLLSALVVTVALGALVWAAETQAAVRRCRRSHPAACLGAVLAFGLLVLWAVGGACTFLLSIAGPVLLILVHASLRLRNLKNKIENKIESIGLKRTPMGLLLEALGQEQEAGS from the exons ATGTCGGAGGTGCGGCTGCCACCGCTACGCGCCTTGGACGACTTCGTTCTGGGGTCCGCGCGTCTGGCGGCTCCGGATCCGTGCGACCCGCAGCGATGGTGCCACCGCGTCATCAACAACCTCCTCTACTACCAAACCAACTACCTTCTGTGCTTCGGCTTCGGTCTCGCTCTggctgg GTACGTGCGCCCGCTGCACACCCTCCTAAGCGCGCTGGTAGTGACGGTGGCCCTTGGCGCGCTGGTGTGGGCGGCTGAGACTCAAGCAGCCGTGCGCCGCTGCCGCCGCAGCCACCCCGCCGCCTGCCTGGGCGCAGTGCTAGCCTTCGGCCTCCTTGTTCTCTGGGCCGTGGGCGGCGCTTGCACCTTCCTGCTGAGCATCGCCGGGCCCGTGCTTC TGATTCTAGTGCACGCCTCGCTGCGCCTGCGAAACCTCAAGAACAAGATCGAGAACAAGATTGAGAGTATTGGTCTCAAGCGGACGCCCATGGGGCTGCTACTGGAGGCGCTGGGACAAGAGCAGGAGGCTGGATCCTAG
- the WDR45 gene encoding WD repeat domain phosphoinositide-interacting protein 4 isoform X3: MTQQPLRGVTSLRFNQDQSCFCCAMETGVRIYNVEPLMEKGHLDHEQVGSMGLVEMLHRSNLLALVGGGSSPKFSEISAVLIWDDAREGKDSKDKLVLEFTFTKPVLAVRMRHDKIVIVLRNRIYVYSFPDNPRKLFEFDTRDNPKGLCDLCPSLEKQLLVFPGHKCGSLQLVDLASTKPGTSSAPFTINAHQSDVACVSLNQPGTVVASASQKGTLIRLFDTQSKEKLVELRRGTDPATLYCINFSHDSSFLCASSDKGTVHIFALKDTRLNRRSALARVGKVGPMIGQYVDSQWSLASFTVPAESACICAFGRNTSKNVNSVIAICVDGTFHKYVFTPDGNCNREAFDVYLDICDDDDF; encoded by the exons ATGACTCAGCAGCCGCTTCGAGGAGTGACCAGCCTACGTTTCAACCAAGACCAAA GCTGCTTTTGCTGTGCTATGGAGACCGGTGTGCGCATCTACAACGTGGAGCCATTGATggagaaggggcatctgg ACCATGAGCAGGTGGGCAGCATGGGCCTGGTGGAAATGCTGCACCGCTCCAACCTGCTGGCCCTAGTGGGTGGTGGTAGCAGCCCCAAGTTCTCAGAGATCTCAG CAGTGCTGATCTGGGACGATGCCCGGGAGGGCAAGGACTCCAAGGACAAGCTGGTGCTGGAGTTCACCTTCACCAAGCCAGTGCTGGCTGTGCGCATGCGCCATGACAA AATTGTGATCGTGCTGAGGAACCGCATCTACGTGTACTCCTTCCCTGACAATCCCCGAAAGCTGTTTGAGTTTGACACTCGAGACAACCCCAAGG GGCTTTGTGACCTCTGCCCCAGCCTGGAGAAGCAGCTGCTGGTGTTCCCTGGACACAAGTGCGGGAGCCTGCAACTTGTG gACCTGGCAAGCACAAAGCCTGGCACTTCCTCTGCTCCCTTCACCATCAACGCCCATCAGAGCGACGTGGCCTGCGTGtccctgaaccagccaggcacggTAGTGGCCTCCGCCTCCCAGAAGGGCACCCTGATTCGCCTTTTTGACACACAGTCCAAGGAGAAACTGGTGGAACTGCGCCGAGGCACTGACCCTGCTACCCTTTACTG CATCAACTTCAGCCATGACTCCTCGTTCCTCTGCGCTTCCAGCGATAAGGGCACAGTCCATATCTTTGCTCTAAAGGACACCCGCCTCAACCGTCGCTCTGC GCTGGCTCGCGTGGGCAAGGTGGGGCCTATGATTGGGCAGTACGTGGACTCTCAGTGGAGCCTGGCGAGCTTCACCGTGCCTGCCGAGTCAGCCTGCATCTGCGCCTTCGGTCGCAATACTTCCAAGAACGTCAACTCTGTCATTG CCATCTGTGTAGATGGGACTTTCCACAAATATGTCTTCACTCCTGATGGAAACTGCAACAGAGAGGCTTTCGATGTGTACCTTGACATCTGTGATGACGATGACTTTTGA
- the WDR45 gene encoding WD repeat domain phosphoinositide-interacting protein 4 isoform X2, giving the protein MARVAPKAWKPGKKSWTMTQQPLRGVTSLRFNQDQSCFCCAMETGVRIYNVEPLMEKGHLDHEQVGSMGLVEMLHRSNLLALVGGGSSPKFSEISVLIWDDAREGKDSKDKLVLEFTFTKPVLAVRMRHDKIVIVLRNRIYVYSFPDNPRKLFEFDTRDNPKGLCDLCPSLEKQLLVFPGHKCGSLQLVDLASTKPGTSSAPFTINAHQSDVACVSLNQPGTVVASASQKGTLIRLFDTQSKEKLVELRRGTDPATLYCINFSHDSSFLCASSDKGTVHIFALKDTRLNRRSALARVGKVGPMIGQYVDSQWSLASFTVPAESACICAFGRNTSKNVNSVIAICVDGTFHKYVFTPDGNCNREAFDVYLDICDDDDF; this is encoded by the exons ATGGCTCGCGTTGCTCCAAAGGCCTGGAAACCCG GGAAGAAATCCTGGACCATGACTCAGCAGCCGCTTCGAGGAGTGACCAGCCTACGTTTCAACCAAGACCAAA GCTGCTTTTGCTGTGCTATGGAGACCGGTGTGCGCATCTACAACGTGGAGCCATTGATggagaaggggcatctgg ACCATGAGCAGGTGGGCAGCATGGGCCTGGTGGAAATGCTGCACCGCTCCAACCTGCTGGCCCTAGTGGGTGGTGGTAGCAGCCCCAAGTTCTCAGAGATCTCAG TGCTGATCTGGGACGATGCCCGGGAGGGCAAGGACTCCAAGGACAAGCTGGTGCTGGAGTTCACCTTCACCAAGCCAGTGCTGGCTGTGCGCATGCGCCATGACAA AATTGTGATCGTGCTGAGGAACCGCATCTACGTGTACTCCTTCCCTGACAATCCCCGAAAGCTGTTTGAGTTTGACACTCGAGACAACCCCAAGG GGCTTTGTGACCTCTGCCCCAGCCTGGAGAAGCAGCTGCTGGTGTTCCCTGGACACAAGTGCGGGAGCCTGCAACTTGTG gACCTGGCAAGCACAAAGCCTGGCACTTCCTCTGCTCCCTTCACCATCAACGCCCATCAGAGCGACGTGGCCTGCGTGtccctgaaccagccaggcacggTAGTGGCCTCCGCCTCCCAGAAGGGCACCCTGATTCGCCTTTTTGACACACAGTCCAAGGAGAAACTGGTGGAACTGCGCCGAGGCACTGACCCTGCTACCCTTTACTG CATCAACTTCAGCCATGACTCCTCGTTCCTCTGCGCTTCCAGCGATAAGGGCACAGTCCATATCTTTGCTCTAAAGGACACCCGCCTCAACCGTCGCTCTGC GCTGGCTCGCGTGGGCAAGGTGGGGCCTATGATTGGGCAGTACGTGGACTCTCAGTGGAGCCTGGCGAGCTTCACCGTGCCTGCCGAGTCAGCCTGCATCTGCGCCTTCGGTCGCAATACTTCCAAGAACGTCAACTCTGTCATTG CCATCTGTGTAGATGGGACTTTCCACAAATATGTCTTCACTCCTGATGGAAACTGCAACAGAGAGGCTTTCGATGTGTACCTTGACATCTGTGATGACGATGACTTTTGA
- the WDR45 gene encoding WD repeat domain phosphoinositide-interacting protein 4 isoform X1, whose amino-acid sequence MARVAPKAWKPGKKSWTMTQQPLRGVTSLRFNQDQSCFCCAMETGVRIYNVEPLMEKGHLDHEQVGSMGLVEMLHRSNLLALVGGGSSPKFSEISAVLIWDDAREGKDSKDKLVLEFTFTKPVLAVRMRHDKIVIVLRNRIYVYSFPDNPRKLFEFDTRDNPKGLCDLCPSLEKQLLVFPGHKCGSLQLVDLASTKPGTSSAPFTINAHQSDVACVSLNQPGTVVASASQKGTLIRLFDTQSKEKLVELRRGTDPATLYCINFSHDSSFLCASSDKGTVHIFALKDTRLNRRSALARVGKVGPMIGQYVDSQWSLASFTVPAESACICAFGRNTSKNVNSVIAICVDGTFHKYVFTPDGNCNREAFDVYLDICDDDDF is encoded by the exons ATGGCTCGCGTTGCTCCAAAGGCCTGGAAACCCG GGAAGAAATCCTGGACCATGACTCAGCAGCCGCTTCGAGGAGTGACCAGCCTACGTTTCAACCAAGACCAAA GCTGCTTTTGCTGTGCTATGGAGACCGGTGTGCGCATCTACAACGTGGAGCCATTGATggagaaggggcatctgg ACCATGAGCAGGTGGGCAGCATGGGCCTGGTGGAAATGCTGCACCGCTCCAACCTGCTGGCCCTAGTGGGTGGTGGTAGCAGCCCCAAGTTCTCAGAGATCTCAG CAGTGCTGATCTGGGACGATGCCCGGGAGGGCAAGGACTCCAAGGACAAGCTGGTGCTGGAGTTCACCTTCACCAAGCCAGTGCTGGCTGTGCGCATGCGCCATGACAA AATTGTGATCGTGCTGAGGAACCGCATCTACGTGTACTCCTTCCCTGACAATCCCCGAAAGCTGTTTGAGTTTGACACTCGAGACAACCCCAAGG GGCTTTGTGACCTCTGCCCCAGCCTGGAGAAGCAGCTGCTGGTGTTCCCTGGACACAAGTGCGGGAGCCTGCAACTTGTG gACCTGGCAAGCACAAAGCCTGGCACTTCCTCTGCTCCCTTCACCATCAACGCCCATCAGAGCGACGTGGCCTGCGTGtccctgaaccagccaggcacggTAGTGGCCTCCGCCTCCCAGAAGGGCACCCTGATTCGCCTTTTTGACACACAGTCCAAGGAGAAACTGGTGGAACTGCGCCGAGGCACTGACCCTGCTACCCTTTACTG CATCAACTTCAGCCATGACTCCTCGTTCCTCTGCGCTTCCAGCGATAAGGGCACAGTCCATATCTTTGCTCTAAAGGACACCCGCCTCAACCGTCGCTCTGC GCTGGCTCGCGTGGGCAAGGTGGGGCCTATGATTGGGCAGTACGTGGACTCTCAGTGGAGCCTGGCGAGCTTCACCGTGCCTGCCGAGTCAGCCTGCATCTGCGCCTTCGGTCGCAATACTTCCAAGAACGTCAACTCTGTCATTG CCATCTGTGTAGATGGGACTTTCCACAAATATGTCTTCACTCCTGATGGAAACTGCAACAGAGAGGCTTTCGATGTGTACCTTGACATCTGTGATGACGATGACTTTTGA